From Longimicrobium sp., a single genomic window includes:
- a CDS encoding DUF1990 family protein has protein sequence MKVLVTGGTGVVGKASVDRLLAAGHRVRLLSRHAEDDARQWPEGVEPHTGDVSTDEGVRGAAEGCDAVLHVVGIVAESPPEVTFQAVNVDGTRRMAREAKRAGVRRFVYVSSLGANGGESDYHRSKLAGEAAVREEDPPGWLIVRPGNVYGPGDEVISTLLKMVRTMPAIPLVGMGDHPFQPVWHEDLGEALARAVINPEPVHQALDLAGPEVTNTREILERLEALTDMHPVHVPVPELLTKLGARAAETVGIELPIKEDQVTMLIEGNLIPPGAPNALTDTFGVQPLGLDAGLRKLVDALPEALPSDGTGKLERQSYWADIRGSRMSADEIFDLLRREFYTLPPEGLVKVGVEPGSPLILDEGETLTLALPMRGHIQVRVAEARNRVITLLTVEGHPLSGAIRFLVEEREGGIIRFEIRSFTRASNLLDMVAMRTAGFLAQKANWRSVVAKVVERSGGEAIDGVNDETGFLNDEDARGVEKWVGELVLGLRRAEAPGLGEDR, from the coding sequence ATGAAAGTGCTGGTTACGGGGGGAACGGGGGTCGTCGGGAAGGCTTCGGTGGACCGGCTGCTGGCCGCGGGACACCGGGTGCGGCTCCTCTCGCGCCATGCGGAGGACGATGCGCGCCAGTGGCCCGAGGGCGTGGAGCCCCACACCGGCGACGTCAGCACCGACGAGGGCGTTCGCGGCGCCGCCGAGGGATGCGACGCGGTGCTGCACGTGGTGGGGATCGTGGCCGAGAGCCCGCCCGAGGTCACCTTTCAGGCCGTCAACGTGGACGGCACGCGGCGCATGGCGCGCGAGGCGAAGCGGGCCGGCGTGCGGCGCTTCGTCTACGTGTCGTCGCTGGGGGCGAACGGCGGAGAGTCGGACTACCACCGCTCCAAGCTCGCGGGCGAGGCGGCGGTGCGGGAGGAGGACCCGCCGGGGTGGCTGATCGTGCGCCCCGGGAACGTCTACGGCCCGGGCGACGAGGTCATCTCCACGCTCCTCAAGATGGTGCGCACCATGCCCGCCATCCCGCTGGTGGGGATGGGCGACCACCCCTTTCAGCCGGTGTGGCACGAGGACCTGGGCGAGGCGCTGGCCCGCGCCGTCATCAACCCCGAGCCGGTGCACCAGGCGCTGGACCTGGCCGGCCCCGAGGTCACCAACACGCGCGAGATCCTGGAGCGGCTGGAGGCGCTCACGGACATGCACCCGGTGCACGTCCCCGTCCCGGAGCTCCTCACGAAGCTGGGCGCGCGCGCGGCGGAGACGGTGGGCATCGAGCTTCCCATCAAGGAAGACCAGGTCACCATGCTCATCGAGGGCAACCTGATCCCCCCCGGCGCGCCCAACGCGCTCACGGACACCTTTGGCGTGCAGCCGCTGGGGCTGGACGCGGGGCTGCGGAAGCTGGTGGACGCCCTGCCGGAAGCCCTCCCGTCGGATGGCACGGGGAAGCTGGAGCGGCAGAGCTACTGGGCGGACATCCGCGGCTCGCGCATGAGCGCGGACGAGATCTTCGACCTGCTGCGCCGCGAGTTCTACACCCTGCCGCCCGAGGGGCTGGTGAAGGTGGGCGTGGAGCCGGGCTCGCCGCTGATCCTGGACGAAGGCGAGACGCTGACGCTGGCACTCCCCATGCGCGGGCACATCCAGGTGCGGGTGGCGGAGGCGCGCAACCGCGTCATCACGCTGCTCACGGTGGAGGGGCACCCGCTCAGCGGCGCCATCCGCTTCCTGGTGGAAGAGCGCGAGGGGGGGATCATCCGCTTCGAGATCCGCTCCTTCACCCGCGCCTCCAACCTGCTGGACATGGTGGCCATGCGCACCGCCGGCTTCCTCGCCCAGAAAGCGAACTGGCGCTCCGTGGTCGCCAAGGTCGTGGAGCGCAGCGGCGGCGAAGCCATCGACGGCGTCAACGACGAGACGGGCTTCCTGAACGACGAGGACGCGCGCGGCGTGGAGAAGTGGGTGGGCGAGCTGGTGCTGGGCCTGCGCCGCGCCGAGGCGCCGGGGCTGGGGGAGGATCGGTAA
- a CDS encoding tetratricopeptide repeat protein: MTDSSPPPRPARKPRRRWRWHVPPALMHGPEQLEGGEILTEMEGAQALVMFQLARDVSLWGSADPDERRPDPDATGPQGHSADRADFFTADAYSRLVAQLEAAGFESAVEAPLRAAAEVLRAPGEVTRAQLTAACLDVSKWADEREMPGTALAWAQAGAIASPRDAAMGFRVGLLARRRAEYPRAESWFRRVIGLGRQAKDWESYSRAFLGLANLYIQRGNYPAARRFLIRGLRAARRHGLRELQASAYHDLFAIAVQTDQFGEANDLARLAFRAYGPRHPRLPVLASDIGLLWLLRGEFAPALDVLRAAHPHISHPCEQLLSWGNIARASGGAGDRAVYDEAWDNIWSYAGDWHNRENAPWALMDAARGATSLGDWTRAERAASTAREIAVRRKEAHVLAEAESVLDSVTRRLQFSATAPSSSSEDDALVQGLASDLTRYLRGKTAAE; encoded by the coding sequence ATGACCGATTCGTCCCCTCCTCCACGCCCTGCTCGCAAGCCGCGGCGCCGCTGGCGCTGGCACGTTCCTCCCGCGCTGATGCACGGCCCCGAGCAGCTGGAAGGCGGTGAGATACTGACGGAGATGGAGGGCGCGCAGGCGCTGGTGATGTTCCAGCTGGCGCGCGACGTGTCGCTGTGGGGGAGCGCCGATCCGGACGAGCGCCGCCCCGATCCGGACGCCACCGGCCCCCAGGGCCACAGCGCGGACCGCGCCGACTTCTTCACCGCCGACGCGTACTCCCGGCTCGTCGCGCAGCTCGAGGCGGCCGGCTTCGAATCCGCGGTGGAGGCGCCGCTGCGCGCCGCCGCCGAGGTGCTGCGCGCGCCGGGCGAGGTGACGCGGGCGCAGCTGACCGCCGCCTGCCTTGACGTGTCGAAGTGGGCGGACGAGCGGGAGATGCCGGGAACGGCGCTCGCCTGGGCGCAGGCCGGGGCCATCGCTTCTCCCCGCGACGCGGCCATGGGATTCCGCGTGGGGCTCCTGGCCCGCAGGCGGGCGGAGTATCCCAGGGCCGAGAGCTGGTTCCGCCGGGTGATCGGGCTGGGGAGGCAGGCGAAGGATTGGGAGTCGTATTCGCGTGCGTTCCTGGGACTGGCGAACCTCTACATCCAGCGCGGCAACTACCCCGCGGCGCGGCGCTTCCTGATCCGCGGGCTCCGCGCGGCGCGAAGGCACGGCCTGCGGGAGCTTCAGGCGAGCGCATACCATGATCTCTTCGCGATCGCCGTACAGACCGACCAGTTCGGCGAGGCCAACGACCTGGCCCGCCTCGCCTTCCGCGCCTACGGTCCCCGGCACCCCCGCCTCCCCGTCCTGGCCAGCGACATCGGCCTGCTCTGGCTCCTCCGCGGCGAGTTCGCGCCGGCGCTCGACGTGCTGCGCGCCGCGCATCCGCACATCTCCCACCCGTGCGAGCAGCTGCTGAGCTGGGGCAACATCGCGCGGGCATCGGGGGGCGCCGGGGACCGGGCGGTCTACGACGAAGCGTGGGACAACATCTGGAGCTATGCGGGGGATTGGCACAACCGCGAGAACGCACCGTGGGCGCTCATGGATGCGGCGCGGGGCGCCACCAGCCTGGGCGATTGGACGAGAGCCGAGCGCGCCGCGTCGACCGCGCGGGAGATCGCGGTGCGTCGCAAGGAGGCGCACGTGCTGGCCGAGGCGGAGTCGGTGCTCGACTCCGTCACGCGCAGGCTCCAGTTCTCCGCAACGGCACCGTCGTCGTCGTCGGAGGATGATGCACTGGTGCAAGGGCTGGCCTCGGACCTCACCCGTTACCTGCGCGGGAAAACGGCCGCGGAGTAG
- a CDS encoding acyl-CoA dehydrogenase family protein — protein sequence MSAQTAPSEQESREVAEAARETEWTAPSFVRELFLGNFRLDLIHPFPQQTPEDRAKTDAYMAKLRKFMEEEVDSDAIDRTGELPPEVVQGLRDLGAFGLKIPEEYGGVGLSQRGYGRTIGMVTSQDGNLTALLSAHQSIGVPQPMKMFGTAEQKKKYLPRLARGAISAFALTEPGVGSDPAALATTATLTEDGTAYILNGEKLWCTNGTLAELLVVMAKTPSKIKNGKEIPQITAFVVEVDTPGVEITHRCHFMGLRALQNAVIRFDNVRVPRENVIWGEGKGLKLALMTLNTGRLTLPMSAAYGAKVAVEVSRKWAAERVQWGAAVGKHDAVAQMLGDMAANAFAIESVAELASALADEAKNDIRLEAAIAKLWTTEMGWKIVDDCLQIRGGRGYETADSLAARGELPIPVERMMRDFRINRIFEGSSEIMRLFIAREAVDMHLAVAGDLIKPDISFGQKVGAMAKAGVWYAGWLPKRFVGGGQIPNAYSEFGRLAKHIRYVERTSRKLARSMFFAMGRYQAKLERKQALLGRFVDIGAELFAMTAACVRAQSLRDEPHGREAALVADLFCRRARIRIKELFGRVTDNADDFTYKLAQDVLKGRYAWLEEGAIPAVRDGSTIPPERSTPAAPMERNLSDTRVATQIGGGA from the coding sequence ATGAGTGCCCAGACCGCACCGAGCGAGCAGGAGTCGCGCGAGGTCGCCGAAGCGGCGCGCGAGACCGAGTGGACCGCGCCCAGCTTCGTCCGCGAGCTTTTCCTCGGCAACTTCCGCCTGGACCTGATCCACCCCTTCCCGCAGCAGACGCCCGAGGACAGGGCGAAGACGGACGCCTACATGGCGAAGCTGCGGAAGTTCATGGAGGAAGAGGTCGATTCGGACGCCATCGACCGCACGGGCGAGCTCCCGCCGGAGGTGGTGCAGGGGCTGCGCGACCTGGGCGCGTTCGGGCTCAAGATCCCGGAGGAGTACGGCGGCGTCGGGCTCTCACAGCGGGGCTACGGGCGCACCATCGGCATGGTGACCAGCCAGGACGGCAACCTCACCGCCCTCCTGAGCGCCCACCAGTCCATCGGCGTGCCGCAGCCGATGAAGATGTTCGGCACCGCGGAGCAGAAGAAGAAGTACCTGCCGCGGCTGGCCAGGGGCGCCATCTCGGCCTTCGCGCTCACGGAGCCGGGGGTGGGGTCCGACCCGGCGGCGCTCGCCACCACGGCCACGCTCACCGAGGACGGCACCGCCTACATCCTCAACGGCGAGAAGCTGTGGTGCACCAACGGCACCCTGGCCGAGCTGCTGGTGGTGATGGCGAAGACGCCGTCCAAGATCAAGAACGGCAAGGAGATCCCCCAGATCACCGCGTTCGTGGTGGAGGTGGACACGCCGGGGGTGGAGATCACGCACCGCTGCCACTTCATGGGGCTGCGGGCGCTTCAGAACGCCGTCATCCGCTTCGACAACGTCCGCGTCCCGCGCGAGAACGTGATCTGGGGCGAGGGGAAGGGGCTGAAGCTGGCGCTGATGACGCTGAACACCGGGCGCCTGACCCTGCCCATGAGCGCGGCGTACGGGGCCAAGGTCGCCGTGGAGGTCTCGCGCAAGTGGGCGGCGGAGCGGGTGCAGTGGGGCGCGGCCGTGGGCAAGCACGACGCCGTGGCGCAGATGCTGGGCGACATGGCCGCCAACGCCTTCGCCATCGAGTCGGTGGCCGAGCTGGCGTCGGCCCTGGCGGACGAGGCCAAGAACGACATCCGCCTGGAAGCCGCCATCGCCAAGCTGTGGACGACGGAGATGGGGTGGAAGATCGTGGACGACTGCCTGCAGATCCGCGGCGGGCGCGGCTACGAGACGGCCGACTCGCTGGCCGCGCGCGGCGAGCTGCCGATCCCGGTGGAGCGGATGATGCGCGACTTCCGCATCAACCGCATCTTCGAGGGCTCCAGCGAGATCATGCGCCTCTTCATCGCCCGCGAGGCGGTGGACATGCACCTGGCCGTGGCCGGCGACCTGATCAAGCCGGACATCTCCTTCGGGCAGAAGGTGGGCGCGATGGCCAAGGCGGGCGTGTGGTACGCCGGCTGGCTGCCGAAGCGCTTCGTGGGCGGCGGGCAGATCCCGAACGCGTACTCGGAGTTCGGGCGGCTGGCCAAGCACATCCGCTACGTGGAGCGCACCTCGCGCAAGCTGGCGCGCAGCATGTTCTTCGCGATGGGCCGCTACCAGGCCAAGCTGGAGCGGAAGCAGGCGCTGCTGGGCCGCTTCGTGGACATCGGCGCGGAGCTCTTCGCCATGACCGCCGCCTGCGTGCGCGCCCAGTCCCTGCGCGACGAGCCGCACGGCCGCGAGGCGGCGCTGGTGGCGGACCTCTTCTGCCGCCGCGCGCGCATCCGCATCAAGGAGCTCTTCGGCCGCGTGACGGACAACGCCGACGACTTCACCTACAAGCTCGCGCAGGACGTGCTCAAGGGCCGCTACGCGTGGCTGGAGGAGGGCGCCATCCCCGCGGTGCGCGACGGCTCCACCATTCCGCCGGAGAGATCCACCCCTGCGGCGCCGATGGAGCGCAACCTGTCCGACACCCGCGTCGCCACGCAAATCGGCGGCGGGGCGTAG
- a CDS encoding serine hydrolase domain-containing protein: protein MLLALVSTAAGCAPPRCPPVAAPPPRAAVVRGAVGERLDGRLRALADSRFAGAVLVMRRGETLLRQGYGRTAGTCGRPVTPATGYWIGSLSKSFAAAAILRLEEEGRLRTTDSIGRFFTGLPTGRAGITLHQLLTHTGGLGHNYAADGTSDRSRAVAAILRPPAVDEPGTRFHYSNDGYNLLAAVVETAAGEPYDAYVQRMLIGPAGLRSSGPWDDRPAADALGIAPPRNGRGPAYHLHDRGYMGATGIHSTVDDLVRWLNALRGGRVLRDSSIARMWRPYVAAGARGEYGYGWFISTAPGGGRVVEHGGTDTDLGHNAVLWWRMDDDVVISIASASGEPGGVPASRRVRDALIRLLPATGAP, encoded by the coding sequence GTGCTTCTGGCGCTCGTGTCGACCGCGGCCGGGTGCGCACCGCCGCGCTGCCCCCCTGTCGCCGCCCCTCCGCCGCGCGCCGCGGTGGTGCGCGGTGCGGTGGGGGAGCGGCTCGACGGGCGCCTGCGTGCGCTCGCCGACTCCCGATTCGCCGGGGCGGTGCTCGTCATGCGGCGCGGCGAGACGCTCCTGCGCCAGGGGTATGGGCGCACGGCGGGCACGTGCGGCAGGCCGGTGACGCCCGCCACGGGGTACTGGATCGGCTCCCTCAGCAAGTCGTTCGCGGCGGCCGCCATCCTGCGGCTGGAAGAGGAGGGCCGGCTTCGCACCACCGACTCGATTGGGCGCTTCTTCACCGGGCTCCCCACCGGCCGCGCGGGGATCACCCTTCACCAGCTCCTCACGCATACGGGCGGGCTGGGCCACAACTACGCGGCGGATGGAACCTCCGACCGCTCACGTGCCGTGGCGGCCATCCTGCGGCCTCCCGCCGTGGACGAGCCCGGTACCCGCTTCCACTACTCCAACGACGGATACAACCTCCTCGCCGCCGTGGTGGAGACCGCCGCCGGCGAGCCGTATGACGCGTACGTGCAGCGGATGCTGATCGGCCCGGCCGGACTGCGCTCGAGCGGGCCGTGGGACGACCGGCCCGCCGCCGATGCGCTCGGGATTGCGCCGCCGCGGAACGGGAGGGGGCCCGCCTACCACCTTCACGACCGCGGATACATGGGCGCGACGGGAATTCATTCCACCGTGGACGACCTGGTGCGCTGGCTGAACGCGCTGCGTGGCGGCCGCGTTCTGCGCGACAGCAGCATCGCGCGGATGTGGCGCCCATACGTGGCCGCCGGTGCGCGCGGGGAATACGGCTACGGCTGGTTCATCTCCACCGCGCCGGGCGGGGGGCGGGTGGTGGAGCATGGCGGCACGGACACCGACCTGGGCCACAACGCGGTGCTCTGGTGGCGCATGGATGACGACGTGGTGATCTCCATCGCATCCGCTTCGGGTGAGCCGGGAGGCGTGCCGGCCAGCCGCAGGGTGCGAGATGCCCTGATTCGCCTCCTGCCCGCCACCGGCGCTCCGTGA
- a CDS encoding AraC family transcriptional regulator has translation MDTDRSTDHLRGERDLGVLRVLRAEYGPGDRFEPHAHGHAYLCFPLRGGFAESSGTSERVCRPGSVIFRPAGERHATRFGAQGARCLIVEMDDRWMDGVAARGAVPGSRSAEVRGGRTRWLAHQLDEELRACDAASVLALEGLVLTALGEVSRAADAPPGARAPLWLQGVLERVRAEAGAPPALSLLARDAGVHPVHLAREFRRHVGCTVGEYLRRARIERACAALASSARTISSIAHEAGFADHSHFTRTFRRHTGTTPLAYRRAHRGR, from the coding sequence ATGGACACCGATCGGAGCACCGACCACCTGCGCGGCGAGCGTGACCTCGGGGTGCTGCGCGTGCTGCGGGCGGAGTACGGCCCCGGAGACCGCTTCGAGCCGCACGCGCACGGACACGCATATCTGTGCTTCCCCCTGCGCGGCGGCTTCGCCGAGAGCTCCGGGACGTCGGAGCGGGTCTGCCGCCCGGGGAGCGTGATCTTCCGCCCCGCCGGCGAGCGGCACGCCACCCGCTTCGGGGCGCAGGGCGCGCGCTGCCTGATCGTGGAGATGGACGACCGCTGGATGGACGGGGTTGCCGCGCGCGGCGCCGTGCCGGGCAGCCGCTCGGCGGAAGTGCGCGGGGGGCGCACCCGCTGGCTCGCCCACCAGCTGGACGAGGAGCTGCGCGCATGCGACGCCGCATCCGTGCTCGCCCTGGAGGGGCTGGTGCTGACCGCGCTGGGCGAGGTGTCGCGTGCCGCGGACGCCCCGCCGGGCGCCCGGGCTCCCTTGTGGCTGCAGGGGGTGCTCGAGCGCGTGCGTGCGGAGGCGGGCGCCCCGCCGGCGCTCTCCCTTCTGGCGCGCGACGCGGGGGTGCATCCGGTGCACCTGGCGCGCGAGTTCCGCCGGCACGTGGGGTGCACCGTGGGCGAGTACCTCCGCCGCGCGCGCATCGAGCGCGCGTGCGCCGCCCTCGCCTCGTCGGCCCGCACCATCTCGTCCATCGCCCACGAGGCTGGCTTCGCGGACCACAGCCACTTCACCCGCACCTTCCGCCGGCATACCGGCACCACCCCGCTGGCGTACCGCCGCGCGCACCGGGGCCGCTAA
- a CDS encoding RNA-binding domain-containing protein: MAINTARTRQHLQDFAFRDLFVEELGWNRPRESRPLPAALDGNAYTQRHVAELGGAVVIEIEAEGGIPDAKARAAIHRATARLHHENLLIFVDHLRTQSLWFWAKRDGAKLLPREHLYVKGQAGDLFLSKISGMFVELGDLDDEGNIPVVEVARRLADSLDVERVTKKFYREFQEQHLAFVQLIEGIDDERDRRWYASVLLNRLMFIYFLQRKGFLDGGSYNYLQEKLDVARKRGEDLCGPVFTGLGELPKPHTYCFYDEFLKVLFFEGFAKPEAQRSADVNRTLGKIRYLNGGLFLPHRIEREYESIRIPDQAFANILQLFRSYDWNLDDTPGGNPNEISPDVLGYIFEKYINQKAFGAYYTRPEITEYLCEQTIHRLIVQRVSHPGVPGVLPPCRFDSLPDLLLKLDASLCRTLLFDVLPGLTLLDPACGSGAFLVAAMKTLIEVYSAVTGRIEFLNDPQLTKWLADTRREHRSLNYYIKKRIIADNLFGVDLMEEATEIARLRLFLALVSSVQSADQLEPLPNIDFNILAGNSLIGLLRVDEAEYDRRAQGDFFQKSYRQLVNEKNRLVGRYRHHAATEAEDSAALRDLRDEIDEQRRAATENLNALLLDEFAGAGIRYEQATWNAAKGKEGKPKKRALHSTDIAALHPFHWGYEFDEVLNGRGGFDAIITNPPWDVWQTDEKEFFQEYAPEIQKNKLRIEDWKKQHAKLMKHPELRDAWLTYASRFPHVSAWFKAAPQFENQRSFTETGARIASKTNLYTYFVEQCYNLLRPGGECGIVVPSGIYTDLGTKQLREMLFGSTRISGLFGFENRKEIFEGVHRSFKFVVLTFEKGGSTQRFFATFMRLDVEDLARFPAQDAIRVSVDLVRRLSPNSLSIMEFNCETDVQIAEKMLRFPLLGQERDGAWNLSLTQEFNMTTDSDLFHPEPAPGWLPLYEGKMLHQFTHTWANPRYWIDETQGRKRLLGNRDDAGQKLIYQHHLLGYREIARNTDERTMIAAVLPPRVFANHKVVLWNPTSAGYSVREMLFVCAIFNSMTLDYLLRYSVTMGVPMFVVYQLPVPRLTERDSEFAPIVERAARLICTTPEFDDLALEVGLGSHVNGATDPGERARLRAELDGMVAHLYGLTEAEFAHILGTFPLVAKETKDAAMAAYQALTPIPGDPDIARLIAQGESGTLEFKSTARWDVREGKKNPKMEEIIVKTVAAFLNSAGGTLLIGIADDGTVLGLDADYRTLGERANADGFEQWLTQHLGKHIGFGLAPLLEVSFHGIDGKQVCRVLVKSSPKPVWVKTEGQEHFYVRTNNSSRALSAREAQEYAQTHWGLRGNNGEG; the protein is encoded by the coding sequence ATGGCGATCAACACCGCCCGCACACGACAGCACCTCCAGGACTTTGCCTTCCGCGACCTGTTCGTGGAGGAGCTGGGATGGAATCGCCCCCGCGAATCGCGCCCGCTTCCCGCCGCTCTCGACGGCAACGCGTATACGCAGCGCCACGTGGCGGAGCTGGGTGGGGCGGTGGTGATCGAGATCGAAGCGGAAGGGGGCATCCCCGATGCGAAGGCGAGAGCGGCGATCCACCGCGCGACCGCCAGGCTTCACCACGAAAACCTGCTGATCTTCGTGGATCACCTCCGCACCCAGAGCCTCTGGTTCTGGGCCAAGCGCGACGGTGCCAAGCTCCTGCCGCGTGAGCATCTGTACGTGAAGGGACAGGCCGGAGACCTGTTCCTCTCAAAGATCAGCGGGATGTTCGTAGAGCTGGGCGACCTGGACGACGAGGGGAACATCCCCGTGGTGGAGGTGGCCAGGCGCCTGGCGGATTCGCTGGACGTGGAGCGCGTCACGAAGAAGTTCTACCGCGAGTTCCAGGAGCAGCACCTCGCCTTCGTGCAGCTGATCGAGGGGATCGATGATGAGCGCGACCGGCGCTGGTACGCATCCGTGCTGCTCAACCGGCTGATGTTCATCTACTTCCTGCAACGGAAGGGTTTCCTCGACGGCGGCAGTTACAACTACCTGCAGGAGAAGCTGGACGTCGCCCGCAAACGCGGCGAGGATCTGTGCGGTCCAGTCTTCACCGGGCTGGGGGAGCTCCCCAAACCGCACACCTACTGCTTCTACGACGAGTTCCTCAAGGTCCTCTTCTTCGAGGGCTTCGCCAAGCCGGAAGCGCAACGCAGCGCGGATGTGAACCGGACGCTGGGCAAGATCCGCTACCTCAACGGCGGCCTCTTTCTGCCGCACCGCATCGAGAGGGAGTACGAGAGCATCCGGATTCCCGATCAGGCGTTCGCCAACATCCTTCAGCTTTTCCGGAGCTACGACTGGAACCTGGACGATACGCCGGGGGGGAACCCCAACGAGATCAGCCCCGACGTGCTCGGCTACATTTTCGAGAAGTACATCAACCAGAAAGCGTTCGGCGCCTACTACACGCGTCCGGAGATCACGGAGTACCTTTGCGAGCAGACGATCCACCGGCTGATCGTGCAGCGGGTGAGCCACCCCGGCGTGCCCGGCGTGCTCCCGCCCTGCCGCTTCGACTCCCTCCCCGATCTCCTGCTCAAGCTGGACGCGTCGCTCTGCCGTACGCTGCTCTTTGACGTACTCCCCGGCCTGACGCTGCTCGACCCGGCGTGCGGCTCGGGGGCGTTTCTCGTGGCGGCCATGAAGACGCTGATCGAGGTATACAGCGCTGTCACCGGGCGTATCGAATTCCTGAACGACCCTCAGCTCACGAAGTGGCTCGCGGACACGCGGCGCGAGCACCGCTCGCTGAACTACTACATCAAAAAGCGGATCATCGCGGACAATCTGTTCGGCGTCGATCTTATGGAGGAGGCCACGGAGATCGCGCGGCTGCGCCTCTTCCTGGCACTGGTCTCATCCGTCCAGTCCGCGGATCAGCTGGAGCCGCTCCCCAACATCGACTTCAACATCCTGGCGGGGAACTCGTTGATTGGGCTGCTGCGCGTGGACGAGGCGGAGTACGACCGCCGTGCCCAGGGCGACTTCTTCCAGAAGAGCTACCGCCAGCTGGTGAACGAAAAGAATCGGCTGGTTGGTCGGTACCGCCACCACGCCGCTACGGAGGCGGAGGATTCCGCCGCCTTGCGTGACCTGCGCGACGAAATCGACGAGCAGCGCCGGGCGGCGACGGAGAACCTGAATGCCCTACTGCTCGATGAATTCGCGGGGGCCGGGATTCGCTACGAGCAGGCGACGTGGAACGCGGCCAAGGGCAAGGAAGGCAAGCCAAAGAAACGTGCGCTCCATAGCACCGACATCGCCGCGCTGCACCCCTTCCACTGGGGCTACGAGTTCGACGAGGTGCTGAACGGACGTGGCGGCTTCGACGCCATCATCACCAACCCGCCGTGGGATGTCTGGCAGACCGACGAAAAGGAGTTCTTTCAGGAGTACGCACCCGAGATTCAGAAGAACAAGCTACGGATCGAAGATTGGAAGAAGCAGCACGCTAAGCTGATGAAGCACCCTGAACTGCGGGATGCATGGCTGACGTACGCCAGCCGCTTTCCGCATGTGTCTGCCTGGTTCAAGGCCGCGCCACAATTCGAGAACCAGCGATCCTTCACGGAAACTGGGGCGCGAATCGCTTCCAAGACCAACTTGTATACGTACTTCGTGGAGCAATGCTACAATCTGCTCCGCCCCGGCGGCGAGTGCGGCATCGTGGTCCCCAGCGGCATCTATACGGACCTGGGCACCAAGCAACTAAGGGAGATGCTGTTCGGCTCGACGCGGATCAGCGGACTGTTCGGATTCGAGAATCGAAAGGAGATCTTCGAGGGTGTGCACCGCAGCTTCAAATTTGTGGTGCTCACCTTTGAGAAGGGTGGTAGCACCCAACGCTTCTTCGCCACCTTCATGCGGCTTGACGTAGAGGACCTGGCCCGGTTTCCAGCGCAGGATGCGATCCGTGTTTCTGTCGATCTGGTTCGGCGGCTCTCTCCCAATTCGCTTTCGATTATGGAGTTCAATTGCGAAACCGACGTACAGATTGCGGAGAAGATGCTGCGCTTCCCCCTACTCGGGCAGGAGCGGGACGGAGCGTGGAATCTTTCGCTGACGCAGGAATTTAATATGACGACGGACAGCGATCTGTTCCACCCCGAACCCGCGCCCGGGTGGCTGCCGCTGTACGAGGGAAAGATGCTCCACCAGTTCACCCACACCTGGGCTAATCCCCGGTACTGGATCGACGAAACGCAGGGGCGGAAGCGGCTGCTGGGGAACCGCGATGATGCAGGGCAGAAGCTGATCTATCAGCATCACCTGCTCGGGTATCGGGAGATCGCCCGGAACACCGATGAGCGGACCATGATTGCGGCTGTGCTTCCACCGCGAGTTTTCGCGAATCACAAAGTGGTTCTCTGGAACCCGACATCGGCCGGCTATTCAGTGCGGGAAATGCTGTTCGTGTGCGCGATCTTTAATAGTATGACGCTCGATTATCTGCTGCGATACAGCGTCACCATGGGCGTGCCCATGTTCGTCGTGTACCAACTCCCTGTCCCCCGCCTTACAGAGCGGGACTCGGAGTTTGCTCCCATCGTGGAGCGCGCCGCCCGGCTGATCTGCACCACCCCGGAGTTCGACGATTTGGCTCTGGAGGTAGGGCTGGGTAGCCACGTGAACGGCGCCACGGACCCGGGCGAGAGAGCCCGGCTCCGCGCCGAGCTGGACGGCATGGTGGCGCACCTGTACGGGCTCACGGAAGCGGAGTTCGCGCACATCCTGGGCACGTTTCCGCTGGTGGCAAAGGAGACGAAGGATGCGGCGATGGCGGCATACCAGGCGCTGACCCCCATACCCGGAGACCCCGATATCGCCCGCCTGATCGCGCAGGGGGAGAGCGGCACGCTGGAGTTCAAGAGCACCGCGCGCTGGGACGTGAGAGAGGGAAAAAAGAACCCCAAGATGGAAGAGATCATCGTCAAGACGGTGGCCGCCTTCCTGAACTCCGCGGGGGGCACCCTCCTGATCGGGATCGCGGATGACGGTACCGTGCTGGGCCTGGACGCCGACTACCGCACTCTGGGCGAGCGCGCCAACGCCGACGGATTCGAGCAGTGGCTCACCCAACACCTCGGCAAGCACATCGGCTTTGGTCTGGCGCCACTCCTAGAGGTGAGCTTCCACGGAATCGACGGCAAACAGGTCTGCCGAGTGCTGGTGAAGTCCTCACCCAAACCTGTGTGGGTCAAAACTGAAGGGCAGGAGCACTTCTACGTGCGCACCAACAACTCCAGCCGAGCGCTCTCGGCTCGGGAGGCGCAGGAATACGCGCAGACGCATTGGGGGTTAAGGGGCAACAACGGCGAGGGATGA